One stretch of Saccharopolyspora erythraea DNA includes these proteins:
- a CDS encoding AMP-binding protein — MHADQPKPPGAPVHQGTPGHPDTSVPQNTPFVVRLAELAAAEPDRLALTCDDVSLTRSGLESASNRLARDLLARGVRHGDFVSIVVPNSVAFVVAELAAWKAGAVPQPLSPKLPASELREIIDLTEPALVIGDVTADVAGGRARLPADHQPDPALDDGPLPVVVSPAWKAPTSGGSTGRPKVIVAGRPALVEETDLSADVFGIEHGGVVLVPSPVSHNAPNMSVAMGLLRGNHVVLMRRFDARQVLHLVERHRVSWLYVVSTTMGRIMRLPEDVRAAADLSSLRTVFHTAAPVPVWLKRAWIDWVGPIVRELYAGTEAQATTVITAPEWLAHPGSVGRVLRGEMQIRDSDGRVLPPGREGKVWMRRAPDVEPTYRLLGAQAHADADGWESLGDIGWFDEDGYLYLGDREADMILVGGANVYPAEIEAALGQHDAVVDSCVVGLPDDDLGNVPHAIVVTRRSVSKADLVRHLRSRLAPYRMPRSFEFVTTPLRDDAGKIRRSQLRAARLAGRVRPAAGPATP, encoded by the coding sequence ATGCACGCGGATCAGCCGAAGCCGCCGGGCGCACCCGTTCACCAGGGCACGCCCGGCCACCCGGACACGTCGGTCCCCCAGAACACGCCGTTCGTCGTCCGGCTCGCCGAGTTGGCCGCCGCCGAGCCCGACCGGCTCGCCCTGACCTGCGACGACGTGTCGCTCACCAGGAGCGGCCTGGAGTCGGCGTCGAACCGCCTGGCGCGTGACCTGCTCGCGCGCGGAGTGCGCCACGGCGACTTCGTGAGCATCGTCGTGCCCAACAGCGTCGCGTTCGTGGTGGCCGAGCTGGCCGCGTGGAAGGCCGGTGCCGTCCCGCAGCCGCTGAGCCCGAAGCTGCCCGCCTCCGAGCTGCGCGAGATCATCGACCTCACCGAACCGGCACTGGTCATCGGTGACGTCACCGCCGACGTCGCGGGCGGACGCGCGCGGCTCCCGGCCGACCACCAGCCCGATCCCGCACTGGACGACGGCCCCCTGCCGGTCGTGGTCTCGCCCGCGTGGAAGGCGCCGACCTCCGGCGGCAGCACCGGACGGCCCAAGGTGATCGTCGCCGGCCGCCCGGCGCTGGTCGAGGAGACCGACCTGTCGGCCGACGTCTTCGGCATCGAGCACGGCGGCGTGGTGCTGGTGCCCTCGCCGGTGTCGCACAACGCGCCGAACATGAGCGTCGCCATGGGGCTGCTGCGCGGCAACCACGTCGTGCTGATGCGCCGCTTCGACGCCCGGCAGGTGTTACACCTGGTCGAGCGGCACCGCGTGAGCTGGCTGTACGTGGTGTCGACGACCATGGGACGGATCATGCGGCTGCCCGAGGACGTGCGCGCCGCGGCAGACCTCTCCAGCCTGCGCACCGTCTTCCACACCGCGGCGCCGGTGCCGGTGTGGCTCAAGCGCGCCTGGATCGACTGGGTCGGCCCCATCGTGCGCGAGCTCTACGCGGGCACCGAGGCGCAGGCCACGACCGTGATCACCGCACCGGAGTGGCTGGCCCACCCGGGCTCGGTCGGCCGCGTCCTGCGCGGCGAGATGCAGATCCGCGACAGCGACGGCCGGGTGCTGCCACCAGGCCGGGAGGGCAAGGTGTGGATGCGGCGCGCACCGGACGTCGAGCCGACCTACCGTCTTCTCGGCGCACAGGCGCACGCCGACGCCGACGGCTGGGAGTCGCTCGGCGACATCGGCTGGTTCGACGAGGACGGCTACCTCTACCTCGGCGACCGCGAGGCGGACATGATCCTTGTCGGCGGGGCCAACGTGTACCCGGCGGAGATCGAGGCCGCACTCGGCCAGCACGACGCGGTGGTGGACAGCTGCGTCGTCGGTCTGCCCGACGACGACCTGGGCAACGTGCCGCACGCCATCGTCGTCACCCGCCGGTCGGTGTCGAAGGCCGACCTGGTCCGGCACCTGCGGTCGCGGCTGGCGCCCTACCGCATGCCGCGCAGCTTCGAGTTCGTCACCACCCCGTTGCGCGACGATGCCGGCAAGATCCGCCGGTCGCAGCTCCGGGCGGCGCGACTGGCCGGGCGGGTGAGACCCGCGGCCGGGCCGGCCACTCCCTGA